The Sorghum bicolor cultivar BTx623 chromosome 6, Sorghum_bicolor_NCBIv3, whole genome shotgun sequence genome contains the following window.
CTTATGGTTTAAGTCATTGCCTTCTTTCTTGATCTCCAAGCCCAGGCAACGAACCCGTTACCCAAACGTGTCTCCTTTTGTTTATCTGAGTTTGAGGAGCGTCACTGCTGACCAATCTGTTGCCTTCTCATTGACCACTTTACCCCTTTATACGTGGCTTCTTTTTCCTCATGCACTTGGTGATATCTGTTGCTTATAAACATGGTCCAAGAATCGATTTTTCTTTCACTTTGCTTCGTTTCGCTGTTGCCCTCATCCTTATAATTACGTGTCACACACAGGTCTCGATCTTCCCCCATATATACACAGAGCGGTAGGAGCGATGGACCATGAGATGGAGCAGAAGGGATGTCTCTGCCGGATCAAGAACTGCGCCATCGAGCTCTTCTCTGCTATGGAGGAGGATCTGGAGGTGGACGACGAGGACTCGTGGGACCTCGTTGGAAGGGACCTTCGGCTAAAGGCCACCTTCCTGTACATTGACCTCAGCCGTGTGATCACCTTCTGCGAGGGCGAAGAGCATAAGAAGGCGCTCACTGTCCTTGCCAACAAGTTCTTCTACTCCATGGATGAGGTGAGGATCCTTTCCCCTCTTTTACAACATTTcataatttttcataatttcacAATACAAAGCACGTCTT
Protein-coding sequences here:
- the LOC8056018 gene encoding uncharacterized protein LOC8056018; this translates as MDHEMEQKGCLCRIKNCAIELFSAMEEDLEVDDEDSWDLVGRDLRLKATFLYIDLSRVITFCEGEEHKKALTVLANKFFYSMDELSDAVESRSLPLTQVRYSDTADALREVVAVLAPSLLQVGPHDPEE